Part of the Hirundo rustica isolate bHirRus1 chromosome 3, bHirRus1.pri.v3, whole genome shotgun sequence genome, CCAAAGGAACAGGTACTCGATGGGTGTAAATCTGTCAGGCAGCAGTTGGCATAAAAACACCTGAGGAATCACACTCAGGAAGGACTAACATGATGACGgtgctaggggaaaaaaaaaaaaaaaaaaaggcttagaTCTTATTCTGGTCTGGTAGATCTGATTGAAAACCAGACCATGACCTGTTTTTGCAGTTTTATCCTCCCCTGTGTCATCTCAAGGCTTGAATCCAGTCCCTTTGTGTCTTTAACAGTCTCACTCTGAAGGACTGATCTAGGTAACACCTGACCTTAGCTCTGGACATTGCCTTACAGTGACTGGATGCAGGACAGAGCCATGGCCTGTAAGGAACCTATATCCTGGGATGTTTATCCATCAGTGGAGTCAATAGCAAGCCAGGGTGAGATCCAGTATCCAAGTGTCCACTACATACATGCTTCTTCTCCAGTAGGGCAAATTGCACTGCCTTAGTCCCCAgttataaatatttcaggaaatacCCTTTACAGGTCTTTCTTTAGAtcaatttaacatttttaatccTATGTCACTGCAATAGTTCCTAGTATCAGTTGCAGCAAAGACCAAAAGTCACTACTGTGAGTCTCCATGGAGTCTTGTAATGTCAAAAACGATTAACAGAGTACAGGGTTAATCAGTGACTTGCACCTTCACCCCTCAGTGAACAACCCGTCCGATTTACTGATGTGTTGCATAgagcttttctgcattttggaaAGACGGCCTGTATCTTTCTGGGAAGATTTACACAGGGATACAGCCATGACCAGAAACAGTGAAAGAATCATTGAAATAGTGGACAAATGTTTTTCAGAGGGTGACAAGATGGCCCCAGAAGACATGCTGTTTTCCTACAGAGGTATTTTGTACCCACTTACAATTAGCAGCCCAGAGACTTTGGAAGCTTTGCAATCCTTTGAAGCCAGGAGTGATGACGTGGTTCTAGTAGGTTATCCTAAATCAGGTAAGTGTTTTCTTGCTCAGTAGTTAAGTACACAGTGCCACAATCCAGAATTTGGTCATTTAATGCCATCACTTAACTGAGCactaatttctgaaaaaagcTTATGATGGCATCAGGCTTCAAAGAATCATGAATTTAAGTTGTAAGGTATACCTGGAGCTCAAATAAGacaagctgcaggaaaaaacagGGGAAAGACCTAACCTCCAAAATTAGGTTTGGTGGCTCAAGGCCTTGTCCTGAAGGGTTTGAAACTTTTGAGGCTGGAGGCTCGCTACCCCACTGAAatcttttgctgtgttttcctacagttgtgtttttttggaggttgggtttttcttcatttgttttttaCATCAATGCAGTCAGACATCCCCTTGTTGTGAGAGAGTCTCCACCCTCATTATTTCCTCTAGTGGGGGAAGACTGCAGTGAGAGTCTCCCatgccttttttcttccatctccaGCCTGAGCAAACCAAGCCTTTCTATGCAGTTCACTTGCTCCAGCTCCCAGAAATTCAACAAGTCTTTCTCCAGATTCTCAGAATCATTTGTGCTTCAGTCTAGGAACTGCACACAGTATTCAAATGGTGAACACAGCAGTGCCACCTAAAGCGGCACGATGACGTCCCTTGATATTTTGACCACACTTGCTAATAAAAGAAAGTATGGTGTCACCTTACTCTCTGCTAATGGGAGCAGAACTGCTCTTTCCATAGTTTTACTGCATTGCCAAATGCAGGTGATTCCTTTGTATCTAAATGGAGGGAAAGACATGAATGCCACAAggatttttacatattttctccCTCTCACTGTGGGCATTTCAGACtccttaatttttcttcctatgGAGTTTACAGAAATATCTTAATATGCAAtctgcagaaaaagaggaagtTGATCCTTATCATATGACCTTTGTGTGCAGCCTCTAGAGCTGTATGTAAGCAGACATGGTTTATATGTGTGAGGATCCACTGAAGCACTGCAGGAAGTGTTAGCTGAAAACTGAGATTTGGCTCTCCAAGCCCAGGCCCTCAGCCGTCAGTTCTCCTAGGCTGCAGAGGGCAAGAGAACAAAGTCTGGTGCAAAGATGGTGTCAGGAGTGTGATGGTCTGGTGGTTTGGTTGATGACCCTTCTGGTGCCAGTTACAGAAGCCTAGCTGGGAATTGTGGATGAGGCCAAACTGTGTCAATAATGAAGAGACCGTAAACTGAAGCTGGTTGGGGAGAAGGATCAGAGTGTTCCCAAAGACAGCACTGTGGAAGGCAAGCAGAAACAGCCAAGAGACAACTCAGTTGGCCCAGTGCTGAGAGCCACACAGCTCTTGAGTAGTTTCCACAGGTAGcagtagaaaacaaaaaagtaccAGAGTTGAAAAGAGCAGTAGATGTCTGCTTCTGCTTCTACCAAGGGATGTGATGTGATTCTGAAGCAAGCAGGGTAGCACTTCACAGTATCTGCTTAGCAGCTCTGCCTCAGTTGACCTCAGGCATACCCTTGTTGATTATTAACCAGGGCCATGATTTAACCTCAGCTGGCAACGCACAGCTCAACTCCGTGGCCCCACAGGGCCACTCTTTCACCTGCAATAGGGTCAGGGAGGGAAACAGAGTGAGAGGAGTCATGGGTTGAAATAAAGACAGTTAAATAGGTAAAGCAAGAGGTATGtgtgcaagcaaagcaaagcaaggaattaattcTATCCTACCAGCAGTGAAATGTTCAGCTGTCTCCAGGGCTCCATCACCCATGATGGTGACATTGTAAGACAAGTGCCATAGCTCTCagcatcttccttttcttcttcttcttcttccctccagttttattgctgagcatgaCTCCATATGGGATAGAATACTCTTCTGGGTCAGTTGGGATCAGCTGTCCCACCTAGATCCCCTGTTAATTTCTTGTGCACCTGCAACCTACTCTCTGGTGGTTCAGTGTGAGAATCAGAGAAGTCCTTGACACCGTGTAATCACTGCCTAGCAATAAGTAAAAGATCTCTGTGTGATCTACattgttttcagcacaaattcaACACATAGCTCCATACCAGCTACTATGGGGAAAATTCATTCCTTTGCAGTGAAAACCAGCACACACACTTGTTGAAAGGTTAAAGTACAACGCTGAGCCAAACTGGTTCACTTGAAACCAATTTGACAGGATACCATCAGCCAGGTTTACATGAAAAAGTGAAGTTGAATGGATGTCCTACTGGCCTCTTTATCCTTTCAGGAACCAATTGGCTTGAACACATGGTGAAGGAGTTGGCAGATGCCAAATATACAGAGGaggaaatgaaagagagaaTAAATGCTGAAAAGAAGCTAGAGACATTTCAGCGTCTAGAATTTGGGGATCCCGGGATATATGAGGTAAACAGGAGCTGAAAATACAGTCACTGCTCTTCCTACATGTAGTAATAGCTGAAAGATAATTGCTGCTCTCAGAGATAATGGAAAGCCTAAAGACTTAGCAGCAGCTGTGGTCTGCACAAGTAGCATGTGCTATTGCCTCTGGTGTCCTAACACAAGGGCCTCAGTAGGTAGGCAGGGCTGAGAAGGAATGGGCTCCTCCTGCCATAGACCCAGTGAGTTTGATTTGTATGACATTTTTCTTGGGTGTCCTGTTCTTAGGCCTGTGTCATGGGAAATAGTGCCTGGGGGCAGAGGCTGGCAGAAACCTACACCATATCCCTGTGGGTTTTCCAAGGAATAAAGCACTTCTCTGGTCTCACATTTTCTTATAACCCTCAATTACTGAATAGGCATAACTCACTTTCTTTAAAGAGGATGAAGCAGCTTCCTTCCAGAAGAATTATAGTAACCCATCTGAGACCTGATCTTCTTCCTCCGTCCATTTTCCAAAGCAAGGCTAAGGTGAGTCTTCTCTTTGCATCATACTGCAAAGGTTTTCCACCCTAAATTAGATTTCCTCTGTGTGGGttgtcttttctgcattttcaccTGAGCTGGTCAGTACACAGCCACATTTCCAAGACTGAAGAGACAGCTCTGTCTGCCAAGGCTGTGAACAGAcatcctctcccagcagcagctttgctgactATTGGTGGGCTTGTTGCTGAGTGTCACTGTCCTTTCAGATCTCCATCAGAAAGGTTCTTCCAGGTGGCAGGAAACTAAGTAAGCCAAGGAAGAATTCTGTCTGGCTTAACTTGCCTTCTAAAACCAGGGTATCCGGGGAAAGCCCACCACAGTCTGGGGCTAAGATAATCTTAGATGGGAATTACTGCAGAGAGAAGCTAGGGTATGTCTAGAGAGTGTTTGTGTCTCTTTTGTTCAGTAGATTCAGTTCATTTCTCTGGATTGGAACTAGGTCAGAACTGTCTTGAGGGAATCACTGAAAAGCTTCTTGTTTTCAGCCTGAAGCCTATATTAGCAACAAGTAATCTGCCAAAGCTCTGATTTCTTACTCAAGAAAAGGAATTAGACCAGAATTGTATGGTCTGGTGAATTTTAGTGGACAAGTGAGCTTGCAGACAACACCAAGTTGGGTGGGAATGTTGATTTGCTGGAGGGTaggaggctctgcagagggatttgAACAAATAATGGGCTGAGGCCAATTGTATGAGGTTAAATAAGGTATGAACTAGGTCCTCCAAAATGggggtcacaacaaccccatgcagcactaaaggctggggacagagtggctaGAAAGCTACCAGTGAAAAAGGACCTGGGGTTCCTGGTTGacagtggctgaacatgagccagaaATTTGCCTGGGTGGACAAGAAAGCCAGTGGTATCCTGGCCTGGATCAATAACAGTGTGgtcagcaggaccagggcagtgattgtctcCCTGTACTTAGCACTGTAAGTGATacatcttgagtactgtgttcagttttgggcctcTCACTACAAGGAGGACACAGAGGTCCTGGAgtatgtccagagaagggcagtggagctgatGAAGAGCTCAAGTCTTGGAGCACAAGTCTTAAGAGAAGTACCTGAGAGAGCTGAGGTTGTTTAGCCTAGcaaaaaggaggctcagggggagaACCTTGCCACTCTGTACAACCACCTGAAGGGAGGCTGTAGCTAGGTGGGGCTTGGTCTCTTCTCGGAGTAGtgagtgacaggacaaaaggaaatggcctcaagttgcactgAGGGAGGTTTAAATCTGGATAtgagaaaaaatttcttcatagaAAGTGTTGCCGAGCATTAGAACTGGCTGCCAGGGAAGTGTTTGAGTCACTCTtcttggagatatttaaaaaatacatagatCGGGTACTTAtggacatggtttagtgatggaCTTGGTAGTGCTTGGTTactggttggacttgatgacctaaatgattctgtgattcaatgattctatgTGATGTGTTGAGAAGATGACATTTTGGTCAGTCAAATtatgtgttttcttcctctagATCCTTGTGCTTGTTCAGAACCCCAAGGACACGGCTGTCTCCTATTACCACTTCTACAATAACCTACCCCTGCTGCCATCTTTCGCCTCCTGGGATGAGTACTTTGCAGACTTCATGAATGGAAAATGTACTTTGCCCTACATCCTCTGGCATTTCTCCTAACATGAGTGGCATACACAGGGCTCTGTGCATGGGAATCCTTCTGTGACATACCTTACCAAGGCACTCCCAGAACAGGCAGACAGACCCCTGTTATGGCAGAAATGGAGTACCAGAGAATCAGTTTTGTCTCTCACTTAGAATGGAGAGATTCATGAGAAAGGTTTAGCCTGACTTTTCCATTCCCAGAGAGCTTCTGGTTTGTCGTATCAAGTGGCCAGACCTGGGCCATTCTTCACTGACCTCAGGAGAAAGAACAGACATGTTGAGCTGATCACCCCTTCACCATTCTAAAGCCACACCTAGAGAGCTGTCTGGGCTGACTCCTCTGATTTGGTTAAGGGCTTGTATTGGGGAGTACTCTAGACAGTTATGCCTCTTCTTTGTTTGGCAGTGGCCTGGGGATCCTACTTTGACCACCTATTGGAATGGAACAAA contains:
- the LOC120750652 gene encoding sulfotransferase 6B1-like, giving the protein MTRNSERIIEIVDKCFSEGDKMAPEDMLFSYRGILYPLTISSPETLEALQSFEARSDDVVLVGYPKSGTNWLEHMVKELADAKYTEEEMKERINAEKKLETFQRLEFGDPGIYERMKQLPSRRIIVTHLRPDLLPPSIFQSKAKILVLVQNPKDTAVSYYHFYNNLPLLPSFASWDEYFADFMNGKLAWGSYFDHLLEWNKYIDNERIMAISYEELKEDPILGMKKIASFFGFSLCEEDFSRIAKKTSFKAMKEKSNETHGKFGDVLFRKGVVGNWRDVFSNAQNEEMYRKFQDSLGGTKMAAKIKYDVYCKA